In Bradyrhizobium sp. 200, the sequence AGCACCGCTAATTGACGCCAAAAGCAAGCCGGCGAGGCATCACTCGGGAAATTTTCCCAATCAATCGTGGGCGTATGTCTTTGGACGCGGCTGTGGGGCGCTGATCTAACCAAACCGAAGGACATTCTTCGCGGGACCGGCCTGTACGGAACCGCTCGTCCCAGCCAGGGAGCTGACGCAGCATGAGTGCCACGGCCAGCGCCGAGACCGCGCCCTCCGGCGCGGATACGTCCGAACGCAGCGTCCTCCTGTTATGGATGATCTTCACCGGGCTGTCGGTGTTCGCCGTCTTCCTGTTGTGGCGATACGGACTGCTCCATCTGATGGTCAGTTCCGACCGCACCTACATTTCGAGCGTCATTGCCGTCCTCTATTTCGTCACCTGCTTCCATTGCTTCTGGCGGACGCGCGCGATCGCGCGCGAGGGCGAGATCGCGCGCCGTTGCCGCGCCATCCTGTCGGCGCCCGGCGGGGCGAGGGGGCTTGACGACGCGCGCGCCCTGCCGGGCGGCCTGGTGCCGGATCACATCCGCAACCTGGTGAAGAAGGCGCAGGCGCAAGCCGCGGGACGTATCGACCAGACGCTGCTGCTGCGCTCGCTCGCCGATCGCTTGCGCGGCTCCAACGGGTTTGGCGCATTCGTATCCGACACGCTGATGAAGCTCGGGCTGCTCGGCACCATCATCGGCTTCATCATCATGCTGGCGCCGATCGCCACCCTCGATGCGGCCGACAAGGCCGCGATGAAATCTTCGATGGGCCTGATGAGCGACGGCATGGCGGTGGCTATGTACACCACGCTGGCCGGCCTGGTCGGCTCCATCCTCGTCCGCATTCAATATTACATGCTCGATGCGGCGACCCAGCGGGTGTTTTCTGATGCCGTCATGCTGACCGAGACGCACGTCACCCCGGTATTGGAAAGCCGTCCTGGAACACCACCATGATGGATGACTTCGGTCTCTATCCGCGCGAGGAGGCGTTCGATCCGCTCGGCGTGATGCTGTTCAAGGCGCTGCAGGTGATCGCGTTCCTGTTCTTCCTGGCGCTGCTTGCGGTCTCGCCGGACGCCAAGGACGGCAAGATCGATTCCAAGGCCGAGTTCATCATCACCATGGACTGGCCCGACAATCATCCCGATGACTTCGATCTGTTCGTGCAGGACCCCGCCGGCAACATCGCCTGGTACCGCCGGCGCGAGGCCGGTTTCCTCACGCTCGACCGCGACGATCGCGGCGGCGCCAACGATTTCATCATCGTCAACGGCAAGAAGATTTTGTCTCCGATCCGGGAGGAGATCGTCACCGTGCGCGGCATCGTCGCCGGCGAGTACACGGTCAACGTCTCGCATTTTCAGGCCACGACCGGGCAGCCCGTCGTGGTGAGCGTGAAGGTGCAAAAACTCAATCCGACCGCGCAGGTGATCTTCGACAACAAGCTGACGCTCGACCATACCGGCGAGGAAAAGACCGCGCTGCGCTTCTGGCTCGACGCCGAAGGCAAGGTGGTCGACGTCCAGCAGCGGCCGAAGTCGCTGATGGAGACATTCCGCAATGTCCGCGCCAATGGCGCGGACCTCGATCCAAAAACCGGTGTCAGGATGCCGCGCCGTGAATAGTCTTCAATCGGTCGTCCTTACGCTCGCCATCAGCTACGCGCTGATCGGTGCGCTGCTGCTGATCGTCGTGGTCTATGCGCGCCTGCCGTGGTCGGCCAAGGCGGTCGCCGTGGTGGTGACGAGCGCGTTCTACATCGCAAGCTTTGTCGGCGTGCGCGGGCTGCTGGGCTGGGCCAGCGTCGACAGACTGCCGGCCAGTTTCAAGCTGTTGCAGGCCCGGATCGTGGAGCCGCACTCGCTGGAGGGCGATCCGGGCTCGATCTATCTCTGGGTCGAGGCGCTTGACGACGGCAATCGGCCAAGCGGCGTTCCGCGAGCGTACCGCATTCGCTACAGCGACCGGCTGGCGGAAAAGACCGACAAGGCGGCGGGTGAGATCGCCGCCGGCCGCCCGCAGGGCGGTCGCGCCGCCGATTTTGGCGACGGCGGCGGCAGCCTGCTCCAGGCCGCCCGGGAGTACATTACGCCCGGAATGATCCTGGACACATCAGGCGGCGATCCCTCGACCGGAGGGG encodes:
- a CDS encoding MotA/TolQ/ExbB proton channel family protein translates to MSATASAETAPSGADTSERSVLLLWMIFTGLSVFAVFLLWRYGLLHLMVSSDRTYISSVIAVLYFVTCFHCFWRTRAIAREGEIARRCRAILSAPGGARGLDDARALPGGLVPDHIRNLVKKAQAQAAGRIDQTLLLRSLADRLRGSNGFGAFVSDTLMKLGLLGTIIGFIIMLAPIATLDAADKAAMKSSMGLMSDGMAVAMYTTLAGLVGSILVRIQYYMLDAATQRVFSDAVMLTETHVTPVLESRPGTPP